In Amycolatopsis sp. EV170708-02-1, the following are encoded in one genomic region:
- a CDS encoding DEAD/DEAH box helicase produces the protein MHDQWTPENTSTQRVADRHARHGTMLPEPDGGAVWVGAPLRVHRRCDRPMFEISNTIAYGGDLMIYGTSPNDDYPGRNSWINVRSSQSQSNWIPAEGEALIRLLVDLERDGVEPHEDRVISPFRDVVREGKDLIAKRFKHYEGFAAKNIGTVHTVQGQEANVVILVLGSKPNGTGARAWASGKPNLLNVAVSRAKHRLYVIGNRDNWKGLRYFDVLAAAVPDDLN, from the coding sequence GTGCACGACCAATGGACCCCGGAAAACACCTCCACCCAACGCGTCGCCGACCGGCACGCCCGGCACGGCACGATGCTGCCCGAGCCCGACGGGGGCGCCGTGTGGGTTGGTGCCCCGCTACGCGTCCACCGCCGCTGCGACCGTCCGATGTTCGAGATCTCCAACACCATCGCCTACGGCGGCGACCTCATGATCTACGGCACCAGCCCCAACGACGACTACCCAGGACGGAACAGCTGGATCAACGTCCGATCCAGCCAATCACAAAGCAACTGGATTCCTGCCGAAGGTGAAGCGCTGATCCGGCTGCTCGTCGACCTGGAAAGGGACGGCGTGGAGCCACACGAGGACCGCGTGATCAGTCCGTTCCGCGACGTCGTCCGCGAAGGCAAGGACCTCATCGCCAAGCGATTCAAGCACTACGAAGGCTTCGCTGCGAAGAACATCGGCACCGTCCATACTGTACAGGGTCAAGAAGCCAACGTCGTGATTCTCGTTCTGGGCAGCAAACCCAACGGCACCGGCGCCCGCGCCTGGGCCTCAGGAAAGCCCAACCTCCTCAACGTCGCTGTTTCCCGTGCCAAACACCGTCTCTACGTCATCGGCAACCGCGACAACTGGAAAGGCCTCCGATACTTCGACGTTCTCGCAGCAGCCGTCCCCGACGACCTGAACTAG
- a CDS encoding LysR family transcriptional regulator, whose translation MDLTVGHVEALLSVEEHGSFTRAAEALGLTQPAVSRAVAMLERRLGRTLVHRRAQGATLTAAGREVAEHGHAILRHLKMIEALGHRSAPPRLRIGAVASALVRLVPETLAVMHSELPELQVLTIQGDDDELAEWLEAGTIDLSVSTVRIGGIESARPVIDEFLAVLPAWHRLAKADRVDLADLAAAGFVDPGGTCGPILARSFAENGVAWRPEHTVREISTVVTMVSAGITAGVVPAMAAPSRLPQEVVLKPLNPTVRRQLFVHRSPHHDVADKFAKYMMTNQYQ comes from the coding sequence GTGGATCTCACCGTGGGGCACGTCGAAGCGCTGCTGTCGGTTGAGGAGCACGGCAGCTTCACCCGTGCGGCCGAAGCACTCGGTCTGACCCAGCCGGCGGTCAGCCGGGCTGTCGCGATGCTGGAACGACGGCTGGGTCGCACACTCGTGCACCGGCGGGCACAGGGTGCCACGCTGACCGCAGCCGGCCGCGAGGTTGCCGAGCACGGGCATGCCATACTCCGGCATCTGAAGATGATCGAGGCACTAGGACATCGATCCGCTCCACCGCGCCTGAGGATCGGCGCGGTGGCGAGTGCGCTGGTCCGGCTGGTACCCGAAACGCTCGCCGTGATGCATTCGGAGCTCCCGGAACTTCAGGTGCTCACCATTCAAGGCGACGACGACGAGCTTGCCGAATGGCTCGAGGCCGGAACGATAGATCTGAGTGTCTCCACCGTTCGGATCGGCGGCATCGAGTCGGCCAGGCCGGTCATCGACGAGTTTCTCGCGGTATTGCCAGCATGGCATCGTCTCGCGAAGGCCGACCGGGTAGACCTCGCGGATCTGGCTGCGGCGGGATTCGTCGATCCGGGAGGTACTTGCGGACCAATCCTCGCACGAAGCTTCGCCGAGAACGGCGTGGCGTGGCGGCCCGAGCACACGGTGCGAGAGATCTCCACAGTGGTCACGATGGTCTCCGCGGGCATCACCGCCGGGGTGGTTCCGGCGATGGCTGCTCCGTCTCGATTGCCGCAAGAAGTGGTCCTCAAGCCGTTGAACCCGACGGTTCGACGGCAGCTCTTCGTGCATCGCAGTCCACACCACGATGTCGCGGACAAGTTCGCGAAATATATGATGACCAACCAGTATCAGTAG
- a CDS encoding EamA family transporter translates to MIGFAHKVPASAQPLSASTPKVLAALLALWLCWGSSFPAIRVMVTTLPPLLASGAVFLTAGLLLAAVRPRYLRGLEFRSSCRTAGVGVCLLGAQGTIAVAEQHVFASTAALLAAAVPLWVIVLRLVTGDPPTAAGAGRLLLGFTGVSAVLLAGSGGVGDWTPWNLAILGAAVSWAAGTLWASRSQDLPPPGPSTIVQLLSGGAALLMLGAATGEGAAFTVRAVDTTSWIALAYLVFVDSVAGFALYNWLLRSAPVTIVSTYAYAVPIVAYIVGIVVLAEPFHFIVLLGAALIVAAVAGEVTSAASR, encoded by the coding sequence GTGATCGGCTTTGCTCACAAGGTGCCAGCGTCAGCCCAGCCGCTTTCAGCCTCGACACCCAAGGTGCTCGCGGCACTGTTAGCCCTGTGGTTGTGCTGGGGTTCGTCGTTTCCGGCGATCCGGGTCATGGTGACGACGCTGCCACCTCTTCTTGCTTCCGGGGCGGTCTTCCTGACCGCGGGGCTGCTGCTCGCGGCGGTTCGGCCTCGCTATCTCCGCGGCCTCGAGTTCCGCTCGTCCTGCCGCACAGCGGGGGTAGGAGTATGCCTCCTGGGCGCACAGGGAACGATCGCCGTCGCTGAACAGCATGTGTTCGCGAGCACTGCCGCGCTACTGGCCGCGGCGGTGCCGCTTTGGGTGATCGTTCTCCGGCTCGTGACCGGAGACCCGCCCACGGCGGCCGGGGCGGGCAGGCTGTTGCTCGGCTTCACGGGGGTGAGCGCGGTGTTGCTGGCGGGCTCGGGCGGAGTCGGCGACTGGACACCGTGGAATCTCGCCATCCTCGGCGCGGCCGTGAGCTGGGCGGCCGGCACCCTCTGGGCGTCACGGTCACAAGATCTACCGCCCCCCGGCCCGTCGACGATCGTGCAATTACTCTCTGGCGGCGCCGCGCTTCTCATGCTCGGCGCCGCTACTGGTGAAGGTGCTGCCTTCACCGTGAGGGCCGTGGACACGACTTCCTGGATCGCGCTCGCCTACCTCGTTTTCGTCGACTCGGTCGCCGGATTCGCGCTCTACAACTGGCTGCTCCGTAGCGCACCGGTCACCATTGTGAGCACGTACGCCTATGCGGTTCCGATTGTGGCCTACATCGTCGGTATCGTTGTCCTGGCGGAGCCGTTCCATTTCATTGTCCTTCTCGGCGCGGCACTGATCGTGGCAGCCGTAGCCGGAGAGGTCACCTCCGCCGCTTCCCGATGA
- a CDS encoding 2OG-Fe(II) oxygenase family protein yields the protein MTSPPIRLQRAEARGDTIRFERPDGAARALADGFFALAIPDHFDPGPGINFCRKFHLPRHGREDDAYRGFRSLPKIYFDREDFQVEHVLTDTESRRRYFPSQLTKMVDSMTDIGLTVLRSTLADLNIPATLWDRATSGAAHGHGTHWFVAHHYRGRRDQPGCAPHKDTGFVTILFAETPGLETFRDGTWHAVDPLPGHFIVNFGQSFEILTRRLARSTTASLHRVRRFASRELAQDRISFAAFIDPPLTGKLYRIHEDETVSSEISIEDFLRLNNEKTWNDHADFGVSAPSRKN from the coding sequence ATGACTTCTCCACCTATCCGCCTCCAGCGAGCCGAGGCAAGGGGCGATACCATTCGCTTCGAAAGACCCGACGGGGCGGCCCGCGCTCTCGCGGACGGATTCTTCGCGTTGGCGATCCCGGACCACTTCGATCCAGGCCCCGGGATCAACTTCTGCCGGAAATTCCACCTGCCCAGGCACGGGCGGGAAGATGACGCATACCGTGGATTCCGGAGTCTCCCGAAAATCTACTTCGACCGCGAAGACTTTCAAGTCGAGCACGTGCTGACCGACACGGAAAGCCGCCGCCGCTACTTTCCTTCACAACTAACGAAGATGGTCGACTCCATGACGGACATCGGCCTGACCGTCCTGCGCTCGACGCTGGCCGATCTGAACATCCCGGCCACTCTGTGGGATCGCGCCACCAGCGGCGCCGCCCATGGCCACGGCACGCACTGGTTCGTGGCCCACCACTACCGCGGCCGCCGGGATCAACCGGGATGCGCTCCCCACAAGGACACGGGGTTCGTAACCATCCTCTTCGCCGAAACACCTGGCCTGGAGACTTTTCGCGACGGGACATGGCACGCAGTAGACCCCTTGCCAGGCCATTTCATAGTCAACTTCGGACAGTCCTTCGAGATCTTGACGAGACGGCTCGCTCGCAGCACGACGGCGAGCCTGCATCGAGTACGGAGATTCGCTTCGCGTGAGCTCGCGCAGGACAGGATCTCCTTCGCAGCATTCATCGACCCACCACTGACTGGGAAGCTCTATCGGATCCACGAGGACGAAACCGTCTCCAGCGAAATCAGCATCGAAGACTTCCTGAGGCTCAACAACGAGAAAACCTGGAATGACCATGCGGATTTCGGCGTGTCGGCGCCGTCGAGAAAGAACTGA
- a CDS encoding N-acyl amino acid synthase FeeM domain-containing protein, protein MPWRFSESPSGITADSGVYIASTESDLDDVDDLWREVYGHQYGWLPVNAPALHKDHYHHNSTYLLGVSEGRAVGTMRLVRDSPQRLPVEQFTSIEELRAEERRLIEVQRLMIIDEYRNRRVPGMPFGVFAALIKGCLHWCLRNGYSHIVADLFLNTATTPMSPLLALGFQQTGIEFVDTELDEPDRSVALLLEVGELFSRPFRTTNAFYRYLIEPDAAIDVYA, encoded by the coding sequence ATGCCGTGGCGCTTTTCCGAATCTCCATCCGGCATAACCGCGGATTCAGGCGTCTATATCGCGTCTACGGAGTCCGATCTCGATGATGTCGACGACCTGTGGCGGGAAGTCTACGGCCATCAATACGGCTGGCTACCCGTCAACGCGCCGGCGTTGCACAAGGACCACTATCACCACAACTCCACGTATCTGCTTGGCGTGTCCGAAGGGCGGGCGGTCGGTACGATGCGACTCGTGCGAGATTCCCCGCAACGGCTTCCGGTCGAACAATTCACCTCGATCGAAGAACTCCGCGCCGAGGAGCGGCGGCTGATCGAGGTTCAACGACTGATGATTATCGACGAATACCGCAACCGACGAGTGCCGGGGATGCCGTTCGGCGTCTTCGCGGCTCTGATCAAGGGCTGTCTTCACTGGTGCCTGCGCAACGGCTACTCGCATATCGTCGCGGATCTTTTCCTGAACACCGCCACGACACCGATGTCTCCGCTGCTCGCCTTGGGCTTCCAACAGACCGGCATCGAGTTCGTCGACACCGAACTCGACGAACCCGACCGTAGCGTCGCCTTACTCCTGGAGGTCGGCGAACTGTTCTCCAGACCGTTCCGCACCACCAACGCGTTCTATCGCTACCTGATAGAGCCGGACGCCGCTATCGACGTCTACGCCTGA
- a CDS encoding NAD(P)/FAD-dependent oxidoreductase: MPENDEVYDVVVIGGGPGGAMSGTLLADAGKRVLIIEAAKFPRYHIGESLLSGTADLLNRIGVLDRLESGGYVKKHGVEWVWGDNREPWTVYFKDALAMPYDYGYQVERAEFDKLLLDNAREHGVEVLEQTKVEDFALGGDAPSTVFMKDADGKQSTVRTRWILDASGQGGTVTKRLHRQEWDPYLKNLAVWSYWKGARRPPGLDAGNTFLPTFDEGWWWFIPLRDDITSVGMVVDSKVVHENRGQGMESYYADCLARTPELAERLAGAERTDEIHVARDWSYVYDRFSGDGYIAVGDAACFIDPLFSTGVHLAMLSGFLAAVAINTALDKPEIDRDEVLDFYESAYRKEFARLRAQVYFLYGGHGSSKDSYFWHARSQFEVPEVDPEKAFISLIAGAFQHRSWYSRYLERLDVPSDLRSTIEKIFDGKSTGIGVDPHRPITRAPDIGYVDDLAIDGAHLRRGRSIVTSSGMSVPLTPRLERLVELADGTKSSIELVDELAGTEIVDRDSAQSLVHEATSYGLLVPVT, encoded by the coding sequence GTGCCTGAAAACGATGAAGTCTACGACGTCGTGGTGATCGGCGGTGGCCCCGGCGGTGCCATGTCCGGCACCTTGCTCGCGGACGCGGGCAAGCGCGTCCTGATCATCGAGGCAGCGAAATTCCCGCGCTACCACATCGGCGAGTCGCTGCTGTCCGGGACGGCGGACCTGCTGAACCGGATCGGAGTACTCGACCGGCTCGAGAGCGGTGGCTACGTCAAGAAGCACGGGGTCGAATGGGTCTGGGGCGACAACCGAGAGCCGTGGACGGTCTACTTCAAGGACGCGCTCGCGATGCCCTACGACTACGGCTATCAGGTGGAACGGGCCGAGTTCGACAAGCTCCTCCTGGACAACGCCCGCGAGCACGGGGTCGAGGTCCTCGAACAGACCAAGGTCGAAGACTTCGCGCTTGGTGGCGACGCGCCGTCGACCGTTTTCATGAAGGACGCCGACGGGAAACAGAGCACTGTGCGGACCCGATGGATACTCGACGCGTCCGGTCAGGGCGGCACGGTGACCAAGCGCCTGCACCGGCAGGAATGGGATCCCTACCTGAAGAACCTCGCCGTCTGGAGCTATTGGAAAGGTGCCCGGCGTCCGCCCGGCCTGGACGCGGGCAATACGTTCCTCCCGACTTTCGACGAAGGTTGGTGGTGGTTCATTCCCCTGCGTGACGACATCACCAGTGTCGGAATGGTCGTCGACAGCAAGGTCGTCCACGAAAACCGCGGGCAGGGCATGGAGTCGTACTACGCCGACTGCCTGGCACGTACCCCGGAACTGGCCGAGCGATTGGCGGGCGCGGAGCGCACCGACGAGATCCATGTAGCAAGGGACTGGTCGTACGTATACGACAGGTTCAGCGGGGACGGGTACATCGCCGTCGGGGACGCCGCATGCTTCATCGACCCGCTGTTCTCGACCGGCGTCCATCTCGCCATGCTCAGCGGCTTCCTGGCCGCGGTGGCGATCAACACCGCGCTCGACAAGCCCGAGATCGACCGGGATGAGGTGCTGGACTTCTACGAATCCGCTTATCGCAAGGAGTTCGCCAGGCTGCGCGCACAGGTGTACTTCCTCTACGGCGGGCACGGCAGCAGCAAGGACTCGTACTTCTGGCACGCCCGCAGCCAGTTCGAGGTCCCCGAGGTGGATCCGGAGAAGGCGTTCATCTCCCTGATCGCCGGCGCGTTCCAGCATCGCTCGTGGTACAGCCGCTACCTCGAACGGCTCGATGTGCCCTCCGATCTCCGATCCACCATCGAAAAGATCTTCGACGGCAAGTCGACGGGGATCGGTGTGGACCCGCACCGGCCGATCACCCGCGCTCCGGACATCGGGTATGTCGACGACCTGGCGATCGACGGGGCACATCTCCGCCGTGGCCGGTCGATCGTCACCTCCAGCGGTATGTCGGTTCCGCTGACCCCGCGACTCGAGCGGCTCGTGGAACTGGCCGACGGGACGAAGTCCAGCATCGAACTCGTCGACGAACTCGCCGGGACCGAGATCGTGGACCGCGACTCCGCGCAGAGCCTCGTACACGAGGCGACCAGCTACGGGTTGCTGGTCCCGGTCACGTGA
- a CDS encoding carboxymuconolactone decarboxylase family protein, whose amino-acid sequence MAMIAPLHEDEVTPEVAHVFARVEQEYGFVPNILRTMAHCPDLLTTFVPLWAQIYQSPTIGARLRALAALGTAKAQECTYCVAHMTASARKAGFGEEQILAVGDLSVINTAFNDRESLILETADALTRDPDGVSDELRRRLADEFTESEIVNIVLAIGMYNLTSRFLKALSVDVENVFTEANSAAG is encoded by the coding sequence ATGGCCATGATCGCCCCGCTCCACGAGGACGAGGTGACCCCGGAAGTCGCGCACGTATTCGCGAGGGTCGAACAGGAATACGGCTTCGTCCCCAACATCCTGCGTACAATGGCCCATTGCCCCGACCTGCTGACCACGTTCGTCCCGCTGTGGGCACAGATCTATCAGTCGCCGACGATCGGAGCGCGACTACGCGCACTTGCCGCCCTTGGAACGGCGAAGGCGCAGGAGTGCACCTACTGCGTCGCACACATGACCGCATCCGCCCGTAAGGCAGGGTTCGGAGAAGAGCAGATCCTGGCGGTCGGCGATCTCAGCGTCATCAACACGGCGTTCAACGACCGCGAGTCGCTGATCCTCGAGACCGCTGACGCGCTCACCCGCGACCCGGACGGCGTCTCGGATGAGCTGCGCCGCCGTCTGGCGGACGAATTCACCGAGAGTGAAATCGTCAACATCGTGCTCGCCATCGGCATGTACAACCTGACAAGCCGGTTTCTCAAGGCTCTTTCAGTGGACGTCGAGAACGTCTTCACCGAAGCGAATTCCGCGGCAGGATGA
- a CDS encoding iron-containing redox enzyme family protein: protein MTSPYDQALEETSSVLQSAVVDHPFIKMIIDGELTEEVYAAYLRETYFLVNQTPYFLSAAASRSREGWLQDFFLNLAIEERHHDRLCVQDLRRLGYDTDTYLACLPGLGTWTMIGQNHWTVSMKDPVALLGFAAATEGLGASLGPKVTAAMADYPFAERALTFLKVHSEEDQEHIEMVRKAFDRAGSTPERHELMRTTWTYTLRAYGQLFSDALARTPVGV from the coding sequence ATGACCTCGCCGTACGACCAGGCGCTCGAAGAAACCTCCTCGGTGCTGCAATCCGCGGTGGTCGACCACCCGTTCATCAAGATGATCATCGATGGCGAGCTGACCGAGGAGGTCTACGCTGCCTATCTCCGGGAAACCTACTTCCTGGTCAACCAGACCCCGTACTTCCTGTCGGCGGCGGCTTCCCGGAGTCGCGAGGGATGGTTGCAGGACTTCTTCCTGAATCTGGCCATCGAAGAACGTCATCACGACAGGCTGTGCGTCCAGGATCTGCGCCGGCTCGGCTACGACACCGACACGTATCTGGCCTGTCTGCCAGGGCTGGGAACCTGGACGATGATCGGGCAGAACCACTGGACCGTCTCTATGAAGGACCCGGTGGCGCTGCTCGGCTTCGCCGCGGCCACCGAAGGACTCGGCGCGTCACTCGGGCCGAAGGTGACCGCGGCGATGGCGGACTACCCGTTCGCGGAACGCGCCCTCACCTTCCTCAAAGTGCATTCGGAGGAAGACCAGGAGCACATCGAGATGGTGCGAAAAGCGTTCGACCGCGCGGGAAGCACACCAGAACGTCATGAGTTGATGCGCACCACCTGGACTTACACGCTCAGGGCGTACGGTCAGCTCTTCTCCGACGCCCTGGCACGGACTCCGGTCGGCGTATGA
- a CDS encoding AMP-binding protein, translating to MSTATPVTAPCPLPSMLDAITTDEVSSVIFRRAGRSMRVSHGQCRKDAGVVAAAFREKGISTGERVAIHGTTSYEWVLADLACVLVGALSVALYPSAPLERAVGVAAESRCGLVCTDRADAVTAFREAGFAVLFLGSSSEAPDGTESVEGLLAAAEDELAATAAIPREGPFTVVSTSGTLSEPKLFTVAATPLLFTMDRFAEIYGFGRGDRLLLYLPLSHLPQRMMLYWGLCNGLDLILSDPAHMTADGVDHRPTLHVTVPRVLEHVRWRVTKMLQGTEATPEAVTNAYQAVFGPAIRSIFVGSAPTDPGLMAELLAAGLPVHEVYGTTELGMIGLNTPDHRRPGTVGKPIPWGAVELDRETREVRVRTPTPFLHGRLDGGEVRPHHWEPGRFEPTADVGEFDADGFLRVIGRLRDFVALPSGEKVFVRPIEDAVSKSAKAELCQVSIRADGALGALLFFAPDADETDDDAVNALIRVNQDLHPWERVKTYAVVRRLPTVEEGCLTETSKPRRHVIEQVHGEKANWHRLDTKSVRTG from the coding sequence ATGAGCACCGCCACCCCGGTGACGGCACCCTGTCCCCTGCCGTCGATGCTCGACGCGATCACCACGGACGAGGTCTCCTCAGTGATCTTCCGCCGGGCCGGGCGCTCGATGCGGGTGAGCCATGGGCAGTGCCGCAAGGACGCCGGTGTCGTCGCGGCCGCTTTTCGCGAGAAGGGGATCTCGACCGGCGAGCGGGTCGCGATCCATGGGACGACCAGCTACGAGTGGGTGCTGGCGGACCTGGCCTGTGTCCTCGTCGGGGCGTTGTCCGTCGCCCTCTACCCCAGCGCTCCGCTCGAAAGAGCGGTGGGGGTCGCCGCCGAGAGCCGCTGCGGACTCGTGTGCACCGATCGGGCCGACGCGGTGACGGCGTTCCGAGAAGCAGGTTTCGCCGTACTGTTCCTCGGCTCGTCTTCGGAGGCTCCCGACGGCACCGAATCCGTGGAAGGGCTCCTCGCCGCCGCAGAGGACGAGCTCGCTGCCACGGCGGCGATTCCCCGAGAGGGGCCGTTCACCGTCGTCTCGACGAGCGGCACGCTGTCAGAACCCAAACTGTTCACGGTCGCGGCGACTCCGCTGCTGTTCACCATGGACCGGTTCGCCGAGATCTACGGGTTCGGCCGGGGCGATCGGCTTCTGCTGTACTTGCCGCTGTCCCATTTGCCGCAACGGATGATGCTCTACTGGGGACTGTGCAACGGACTCGACCTCATCTTGTCCGATCCCGCACACATGACCGCCGACGGTGTCGATCACCGGCCGACGCTGCACGTCACGGTCCCCAGGGTGCTCGAACACGTGCGCTGGCGCGTGACGAAGATGCTCCAGGGCACGGAGGCCACACCGGAGGCGGTGACGAACGCCTACCAAGCGGTCTTCGGCCCGGCGATCCGCTCGATCTTCGTCGGCAGTGCTCCGACCGATCCCGGTCTCATGGCCGAGTTGCTCGCCGCCGGCCTGCCGGTCCACGAGGTCTACGGCACGACCGAACTCGGGATGATCGGGCTGAACACCCCGGATCACCGCCGCCCGGGGACTGTGGGCAAGCCGATTCCCTGGGGCGCGGTGGAACTCGACCGGGAAACGCGCGAAGTGCGGGTTCGCACCCCCACACCGTTCTTGCACGGCAGGCTTGACGGCGGTGAGGTGCGGCCGCACCATTGGGAGCCCGGCCGGTTCGAGCCGACCGCCGACGTCGGCGAGTTCGACGCCGATGGGTTCCTCCGGGTGATCGGCAGGCTCCGAGACTTCGTGGCGCTTCCGAGTGGCGAGAAGGTCTTCGTCCGACCGATAGAGGACGCGGTGTCGAAGTCGGCGAAAGCCGAACTGTGCCAAGTATCGATTCGCGCCGATGGCGCACTCGGCGCACTCCTGTTTTTCGCGCCTGACGCCGACGAAACCGATGACGACGCTGTCAACGCGCTGATCCGTGTCAACCAGGACTTGCATCCGTGGGAACGGGTGAAGACCTACGCCGTCGTCAGGCGGCTGCCTACCGTCGAGGAGGGTTGCCTCACGGAGACGTCGAAACCAAGGAGGCATGTGATCGAGCAGGTCCACGGCGAGAAAGCGAACTGGCACCGGCTCGATACCAAATCCGTGAGAACGGGCTAG
- a CDS encoding alpha/beta fold hydrolase produces MERIEVDGGDIRYRFDGSGPSLVLLTTLSGTWMRQLPVLTRHFRVLTYDMRGFGESVSDTGFPANAEHADDLAVLFDRLDIDRAAVIGMSHGGLVAQHFAAKHSERLSGLGLVATFAAPHGPTSLLLRMLNGFLDRGDLAGFWEVLKSMLFSAAGAPALLRREKALRRAMFDQYDVDSLGSIYRQAIEHDSRTWLGDPGCPTLVVGGAEDILFPPVLTEELADLVPGARTELLPAAHIPPVEAFRPFNDLVVETFGRAS; encoded by the coding sequence GTGGAACGAATCGAGGTCGACGGAGGCGACATCCGCTACCGGTTTGACGGCAGCGGCCCCTCGCTGGTCCTGCTGACCACGCTGTCCGGCACCTGGATGCGGCAGCTACCGGTCTTGACCCGGCATTTCCGGGTATTGACCTACGATATGCGCGGCTTCGGCGAATCGGTGTCGGACACCGGATTCCCGGCCAACGCCGAGCACGCGGACGATCTCGCCGTCCTGTTCGACCGCTTGGACATCGACCGCGCCGCGGTGATCGGGATGTCCCACGGCGGCCTGGTCGCCCAGCACTTCGCGGCCAAACACAGCGAGCGGCTGTCCGGTCTGGGCCTGGTCGCCACGTTCGCGGCACCACACGGGCCGACCTCGCTGCTGCTGAGGATGCTGAACGGCTTCCTGGACCGCGGCGACCTGGCGGGCTTCTGGGAGGTGCTGAAGAGCATGCTGTTCTCGGCCGCGGGCGCGCCTGCCTTGCTTCGCCGGGAGAAGGCTTTGCGCAGGGCCATGTTCGACCAGTACGACGTCGATTCTCTCGGCAGTATCTACCGGCAGGCGATCGAGCACGACAGTCGGACGTGGCTCGGCGACCCCGGATGTCCGACGTTGGTCGTCGGCGGCGCCGAAGACATCCTCTTCCCGCCGGTGCTCACCGAGGAACTGGCGGATCTCGTCCCGGGTGCGCGGACGGAACTGCTTCCGGCTGCGCACATTCCACCAGTCGAGGCTTTCCGGCCGTTCAACGACCTCGTCGTCGAAACCTTCGGACGGGCCTCATGA
- a CDS encoding alpha/beta fold hydrolase — protein MTSVRHSLGEGRTIELPGESLHVYETGPPDGPPVVLLHGYLTSALTWRDIHPVLAETHRVIAVDLPGCGRSPAPSRSDWTAGRAADLIAGLFDALGLSTAAVVGSQMGGSLAAWFATRHPRRVSRLVVMAAGALGESSANLTLYRALATPGLGSLLARLFPYRAFTRLWAAAHGPDHRLDPGPTRIYHEQFRRHGQAMTRFGLGVRLSYGASYDALARPLTALGIPTLLLFGDADRLVPPSTGERFASLIPGSRLILLPGCGDFPQEEAPVVVAATIKEFLTEPE, from the coding sequence ATGACCAGTGTGCGGCACAGTCTCGGTGAAGGACGAACGATTGAGCTGCCGGGAGAGTCACTTCACGTCTACGAGACAGGCCCGCCCGACGGTCCGCCTGTAGTCCTCCTTCACGGGTACCTGACTTCAGCTCTCACCTGGCGCGACATCCATCCGGTCCTCGCCGAGACCCACCGTGTGATCGCCGTCGACCTGCCGGGTTGCGGTCGTTCTCCCGCGCCGTCCCGCAGCGACTGGACGGCCGGACGGGCCGCGGACCTGATCGCCGGGCTCTTCGACGCGCTCGGCCTGTCGACGGCCGCCGTGGTGGGTAGCCAAATGGGCGGCTCTCTCGCCGCCTGGTTCGCAACCCGGCATCCACGACGGGTCTCGCGACTCGTCGTGATGGCCGCCGGCGCGCTCGGCGAGAGTTCCGCGAACCTGACGCTGTACCGCGCGTTGGCGACTCCCGGCCTGGGATCGCTGCTCGCCCGGCTGTTCCCGTACCGCGCCTTCACCCGGCTCTGGGCAGCGGCACACGGACCGGATCACCGGCTCGACCCCGGCCCCACCCGGATCTACCACGAACAATTCCGCAGGCACGGTCAGGCCATGACCCGGTTCGGACTCGGAGTACGGCTCAGCTACGGCGCGTCGTATGACGCACTGGCACGTCCGCTCACCGCACTCGGCATACCGACCCTGCTCCTTTTCGGAGACGCGGACCGGCTGGTCCCGCCGTCCACCGGAGAACGCTTCGCCTCCCTGATCCCCGGGTCCCGGCTCATCCTGTTGCCGGGCTGCGGGGACTTCCCGCAAGAAGAAGCACCTGTGGTCGTCGCCGCCACGATCAAGGAGTTCCTCACCGAGCCTGAGTGA